Below is a window of Desmonostoc muscorum LEGE 12446 DNA.
CAAATTAACACCAGCCTCACGGGCAATTTTACTGTTAATTTGTTGTACAAATGGAGGAATAAATATTAATGACATCGATCAAAATAATTCGTAATTCGTAATTCGTAATTCGTAATTCGTAATTGAATTATAGAATTAAATACGGTTCATTTAAGGCTAAACTTCTTTGTAAAAGTTAATTTTCAAACAAATTGCCAAGTAAGCAAAGAGAAGGAATAAATCCTTAACTGAACTGTATTTTTCTATAATTACGAATTACGAATTACGAATTACGAATTAATTGTGTGGGTTGGCTGAGACTGCGGAAATAAAGACCGCCTATGGTTATCCAAAAAAGGAGATACCCGACAGCTTGAACTAAATACAGTTTTTGGGTGTAGCCAAATAAAGTTTTCAGCAAAATACCAGGAAACTGCCGGTCAGGTAAGATGGTTGAGAAGTCCCAAATTTGGGGGCCTAAAAGACAAGATGTGTTTCCTTGTCCGCAAAGGCCTAAGACTTCAGGGTTAATTTGGCTAAAAGCGATCGCCGCAGCATCAACATGGCGCAGGGCAGAAATTACTAACCCAGAGACAATCAGCAGCAGTAACACGCCCATTACCTGGAAAAATCGGCTTAAATTAATTCTGATGCTCCATTTAAACAGCAGCATCCCAATGAAAACGGCGATCGCTAATCCTCCCACTGCACCCAAAACAGGTGTCAAACCTTCTTGAAATTTAGCGACGATAAACAAAGCTGTTTCTAAACCTTCACGAAACACAGCAATAAAAATTAAGCTAAAAATCGCCCAACCTGCGCTATCGTTTTCGCCCAAGGCACTTTTGACAGAACCTTCAATCTCAGCTTTGAGAAATCGTGCTTGTCGTGTCATCCAAATTAGCATCCAACTGAGCATGGCGATCGCAATTACGCCTAATCCAACCTCAAAAAGTTGCTTGAACACGGGTGCATAGAGCTGCTTAGATGTC
It encodes the following:
- a CDS encoding FTR1 family iron permease; amino-acid sequence: MNWSAALPTFFITLREGVEAALVVGIVFACLQQAQQQKLQRWVYFGVLGGILASFVFGLLIHVGLQGLQTSKQLYAPVFKQLFEVGLGVIAIAMLSWMLIWMTRQARFLKAEIEGSVKSALGENDSAGWAIFSLIFIAVFREGLETALFIVAKFQEGLTPVLGAVGGLAIAVFIGMLLFKWSIRINLSRFFQVMGVLLLLIVSGLVISALRHVDAAAIAFSQINPEVLGLCGQGNTSCLLGPQIWDFSTILPDRQFPGILLKTLFGYTQKLYLVQAVGYLLFWITIGGLYFRSLSQPTQLIRNS